A region from the Panicum hallii strain FIL2 chromosome 1, PHallii_v3.1, whole genome shotgun sequence genome encodes:
- the LOC112894440 gene encoding uncharacterized protein LOC112894440 gives MAATAVAARSRSLARAVSSSLLRRCCLPASRRASCVTRLPLVSGGLLSALPLHSAVASARLRSAIASESRSWCLVPQGNSMPL, from the exons ATGGCggccaccgccgtcgccgcccgatCTAGGTCCTTGGCCCGCGCCGtctcctcctctctcctccgccGCTGCTGCCTCCCCGCCTCCCGCCGCGCCTCCTGCGTCACCAG GTTACCTCTGGTGTCCGGTGGGTTGCTCTCCGCGCTGCCGCTCCACAGCGCCGTCGCGTCGGCGCGGCTGCGGTCAGCCATCGCGTCGGAGTCGCGGAGCTGGTGTCTCGTTCCCCAAG GGAACTCCATGCCTTTGTGA
- the LOC112879775 gene encoding uncharacterized protein LOC112879775 isoform X3: protein MKKDGEMIQIKGILQQRPDDMRSYRDTCLSYRYCRTLTRLYFGISSAEEGDPNELAALLPTEYDKVFNIVEVQLAFLHDYCFTTYHSMISSPPGMLSAAQEVWTVLQDILAYMAVPCLHWLFGGRLFTGWLFGGLTFDAQVLAVSAVELFIVVLVDWLQRRPILPMYWRTIFNALKKYPEDTGLVYRPTVLEWFVGKTLNCLTPPYWQNKIGQYSLLEDYDRRNHMNTCVSLFKKHMLSYVSYSFIKHHPEEEEPVSLPRSVKKILAYELHRVIREDGRQLTRGTKTLERNNVGPQFSWILEAQNHTDAILMWHIATWYCDIFDKGIISDHREAATALSGYCGYLVAFHPEILPGKSKNTMRVLQSVLGQARRSMSPEEDERTRLQQVLHKAKDLLGLTRMRKEEKERVIQRCEISGDSLTTFQKGVKLGMQLTDQLQIELRWKVMAEFWAGTILYIAPSDSKENVDVHVDQLAQGGEFLTHLWAWLSIVGIQKQAREEQIGPQREV from the coding sequence ATGAAGAAAGATGGGGAGATGATCCAGATCAAAGGCATTCTGCAACAACGGCCTGATGACATGCGAAGTTATCGAGACACCTGCCTCTCTTACAGATATTGCCGGACTTTAACAAGGCTCTACTTTGGGATTTCTTCCGCCGAGGAAGGAGATCCCAACGAATTGGCGGCGCTGCTACCAACAGAATACGACAAGGTATTCAACATTGTTGAGGTGCAGCTGGCTTTTCTTCACGATTACTGCTTCACCACCTATCACTCCATGATATCCTCTCCCCCTGGCATGCTATCAGCTGCACAAGAAGTATGGACAGTATTGCAGGATATATTAGCATACATGGCAGTGCCATGTTTACATTGGCTGTTCGGCGGCAGGTTGTTTACCGGCTGGTTGTTTGGTGGTTTGACGTTTGATGCACAAGTCCTTGCTGTTTCGGCCGTAGAATTGTTCATCGTTGTCCTAGTTGATTGGCTCCAGAGAAGACCTATTTTGCCAATGTACTGGCGTACAATATTTAATGCTCTGAAGAAATATCCTGAAGATACAGGCTTGGTTTACCGTCCTACAGTACTTGAGTGGTTTGTTGGAAAAACTCTTAACTGCTTGACTCCGCCGTACTGGCAGAACAAGATCGGGCAATACTCACTTTTAGAAGATTATGACCGCCGCAATCACATGAATACATGCGTATCCTTGTTCAAGAAACATATGCTATCTTATGTGTCATATAGTTTCATTAAGCATCAcccagaagaagaagaacctgtcAGCCTGCCGCGCAGCGTTAAAAAAATTCTTGCCTACGAGCTTCATCGTGTTATCAGGGAAGATGGCCGTCAGCTAACCAGGGGCACCAAAACTCTAGAGAGAAACAATGTTGGGCCACAATTCTCATGGATTCTGGAGGCTCAAAATCACACGGACGCCATCCTGATGTGGCACATTGCAACCTGGTACTGCGACATATTTGACAAGGGAATCATCTCTGATCATCGTGAAGCTGCTACAGCATTGTCAGGATACTGCGGGTACCTGGTGGCATTTCATCCTGAGATCCTACCAGGGAAAAGCAAAAACACGATGAGGGTGCTTCAATCAGTCTTGGGGCAGGCGCGAAGAAGTATGTCCCCGGAGGAGGATGAGCGCACGAGGCTTCAACAAGTCTTGCACAAAGCAAAAGATCTACTAGGACTAACTAGGATGCGtaaggaggagaaggaaaggGTGATTCAAAGATGTGAAATTTCAGGTGATAGCCTGACGACCTTTCAGAAAGGTGTCAAGCTGGGGATGCAACTTACTGATCAGCTCCAAATCGAACTGCGCTGGAAGGTGATGGCAGAGTTCTGGGCAGGGACCATCCTGTACATCGCACCTTCCGATTCCAAGGAAAATGTGGATGTGCATGTCGATCAGCTGGCGCAAGGCGGGGAGTTCCTGACGCATCTCTGGGCTTGGCTCTCCATCGTCGGCATCCAGAAGCAGGCAAGGGAGGAACAGATTGGACCACAACGCGAGGTTTGA
- the LOC112879775 gene encoding uncharacterized protein LOC112879775 isoform X1: MAPLCLCSDRSEVPRVLREKMAPWMARAVCSLVLVAAVVASLAFHQASLNTRVTIAVVAGLLLRLLQCFLGPMRRCSRHWLVQRSAMAAYYLPTRAIVTYIAGAVVWKSSDSNIYQVSSCILLIITASKGTVEMAAYALSDSPPLRWQHFTLMLSICPLLWCLPGTYRVAVFNSFIYIYVVFTMPLIQPAGDRMKKDGEMIQIKGILQQRPDDMRSYRDTCLSYRYCRTLTRLYFGISSAEEGDPNELAALLPTEYDKVFNIVEVQLAFLHDYCFTTYHSMISSPPGMLSAAQEVWTVLQDILAYMAVPCLHWLFGGRLFTGWLFGGLTFDAQVLAVSAVELFIVVLVDWLQRRPILPMYWRTIFNALKKYPEDTGLVYRPTVLEWFVGKTLNCLTPPYWQNKIGQYSLLEDYDRRNHMNTCVSLFKKHMLSYVSYSFIKHHPEEEEPVSLPRSVKKILAYELHRVIREDGRQLTRGTKTLERNNVGPQFSWILEAQNHTDAILMWHIATWYCDIFDKGIISDHREAATALSGYCGYLVAFHPEILPGKSKNTMRVLQSVLGQARRSMSPEEDERTRLQQVLHKAKDLLGLTRMRKEEKERVIQRCEISGDSLTTFQKGVKLGMQLTDQLQIELRWKVMAEFWAGTILYIAPSDSKENVDVHVDQLAQGGEFLTHLWAWLSIVGIQKQAREEQIGPQREV; encoded by the coding sequence ATGGCGCCTCTCTGTCTCTGCAGTGACCGATCTGAGGTGCCACGAGTGTTGAGGGAGAAGATGGCGCCATGGATGGCGCGGGCGGTGTGCTCCTTGGTCTTGGTGGCTGCTGTGGTAGCGTCCCTAGCCTTTCACCAAGCAAGCCTCAACACCAGGGTGACTATTGCAGTGGTGGCAGGGTTGCTTCTACGTCTCCTCCAGTGTTTCTTGGGCCCCATGCGCCGTTGCTCTCGCCACTGGTTGGTTCAGCGCAGTGCGATGGCTGCCTACTATCTGCCGACGCGTGCTATTGTAACTTACATCGCCGGTGCTGTAGTGTGGAAGTCCTCTGACAGTAACATCTACCAAGTTTCATCATGCATACTCCTAATCATAACCGCTTCCAAGGGCACTGTAGAGATGGCAGCGTACGCGCTCAGCGACAGTCCACCGCTGCGGTGGCAGCATTTCACACTGATGCTTAGTATTTGCCCCCTGCTATGGTGCTTGCCTGGGACTTACCGAGTTGCAGTTTTCAACagtttcatatatatatatgttgtgTTTACCATGCCGTTGATTCAACCAGCAGGAGATAGGATGAAGAAAGATGGGGAGATGATCCAGATCAAAGGCATTCTGCAACAACGGCCTGATGACATGCGAAGTTATCGAGACACCTGCCTCTCTTACAGATATTGCCGGACTTTAACAAGGCTCTACTTTGGGATTTCTTCCGCCGAGGAAGGAGATCCCAACGAATTGGCGGCGCTGCTACCAACAGAATACGACAAGGTATTCAACATTGTTGAGGTGCAGCTGGCTTTTCTTCACGATTACTGCTTCACCACCTATCACTCCATGATATCCTCTCCCCCTGGCATGCTATCAGCTGCACAAGAAGTATGGACAGTATTGCAGGATATATTAGCATACATGGCAGTGCCATGTTTACATTGGCTGTTCGGCGGCAGGTTGTTTACCGGCTGGTTGTTTGGTGGTTTGACGTTTGATGCACAAGTCCTTGCTGTTTCGGCCGTAGAATTGTTCATCGTTGTCCTAGTTGATTGGCTCCAGAGAAGACCTATTTTGCCAATGTACTGGCGTACAATATTTAATGCTCTGAAGAAATATCCTGAAGATACAGGCTTGGTTTACCGTCCTACAGTACTTGAGTGGTTTGTTGGAAAAACTCTTAACTGCTTGACTCCGCCGTACTGGCAGAACAAGATCGGGCAATACTCACTTTTAGAAGATTATGACCGCCGCAATCACATGAATACATGCGTATCCTTGTTCAAGAAACATATGCTATCTTATGTGTCATATAGTTTCATTAAGCATCAcccagaagaagaagaacctgtcAGCCTGCCGCGCAGCGTTAAAAAAATTCTTGCCTACGAGCTTCATCGTGTTATCAGGGAAGATGGCCGTCAGCTAACCAGGGGCACCAAAACTCTAGAGAGAAACAATGTTGGGCCACAATTCTCATGGATTCTGGAGGCTCAAAATCACACGGACGCCATCCTGATGTGGCACATTGCAACCTGGTACTGCGACATATTTGACAAGGGAATCATCTCTGATCATCGTGAAGCTGCTACAGCATTGTCAGGATACTGCGGGTACCTGGTGGCATTTCATCCTGAGATCCTACCAGGGAAAAGCAAAAACACGATGAGGGTGCTTCAATCAGTCTTGGGGCAGGCGCGAAGAAGTATGTCCCCGGAGGAGGATGAGCGCACGAGGCTTCAACAAGTCTTGCACAAAGCAAAAGATCTACTAGGACTAACTAGGATGCGtaaggaggagaaggaaaggGTGATTCAAAGATGTGAAATTTCAGGTGATAGCCTGACGACCTTTCAGAAAGGTGTCAAGCTGGGGATGCAACTTACTGATCAGCTCCAAATCGAACTGCGCTGGAAGGTGATGGCAGAGTTCTGGGCAGGGACCATCCTGTACATCGCACCTTCCGATTCCAAGGAAAATGTGGATGTGCATGTCGATCAGCTGGCGCAAGGCGGGGAGTTCCTGACGCATCTCTGGGCTTGGCTCTCCATCGTCGGCATCCAGAAGCAGGCAAGGGAGGAACAGATTGGACCACAACGCGAGGTTTGA
- the LOC112879775 gene encoding uncharacterized protein LOC112879775 isoform X2 — protein sequence MAPWMARAVCSLVLVAAVVASLAFHQASLNTRVTIAVVAGLLLRLLQCFLGPMRRCSRHWLVQRSAMAAYYLPTRAIVTYIAGAVVWKSSDSNIYQVSSCILLIITASKGTVEMAAYALSDSPPLRWQHFTLMLSICPLLWCLPGTYRVAVFNSFIYIYVVFTMPLIQPAGDRMKKDGEMIQIKGILQQRPDDMRSYRDTCLSYRYCRTLTRLYFGISSAEEGDPNELAALLPTEYDKVFNIVEVQLAFLHDYCFTTYHSMISSPPGMLSAAQEVWTVLQDILAYMAVPCLHWLFGGRLFTGWLFGGLTFDAQVLAVSAVELFIVVLVDWLQRRPILPMYWRTIFNALKKYPEDTGLVYRPTVLEWFVGKTLNCLTPPYWQNKIGQYSLLEDYDRRNHMNTCVSLFKKHMLSYVSYSFIKHHPEEEEPVSLPRSVKKILAYELHRVIREDGRQLTRGTKTLERNNVGPQFSWILEAQNHTDAILMWHIATWYCDIFDKGIISDHREAATALSGYCGYLVAFHPEILPGKSKNTMRVLQSVLGQARRSMSPEEDERTRLQQVLHKAKDLLGLTRMRKEEKERVIQRCEISGDSLTTFQKGVKLGMQLTDQLQIELRWKVMAEFWAGTILYIAPSDSKENVDVHVDQLAQGGEFLTHLWAWLSIVGIQKQAREEQIGPQREV from the coding sequence ATGGCGCCATGGATGGCGCGGGCGGTGTGCTCCTTGGTCTTGGTGGCTGCTGTGGTAGCGTCCCTAGCCTTTCACCAAGCAAGCCTCAACACCAGGGTGACTATTGCAGTGGTGGCAGGGTTGCTTCTACGTCTCCTCCAGTGTTTCTTGGGCCCCATGCGCCGTTGCTCTCGCCACTGGTTGGTTCAGCGCAGTGCGATGGCTGCCTACTATCTGCCGACGCGTGCTATTGTAACTTACATCGCCGGTGCTGTAGTGTGGAAGTCCTCTGACAGTAACATCTACCAAGTTTCATCATGCATACTCCTAATCATAACCGCTTCCAAGGGCACTGTAGAGATGGCAGCGTACGCGCTCAGCGACAGTCCACCGCTGCGGTGGCAGCATTTCACACTGATGCTTAGTATTTGCCCCCTGCTATGGTGCTTGCCTGGGACTTACCGAGTTGCAGTTTTCAACagtttcatatatatatatgttgtgTTTACCATGCCGTTGATTCAACCAGCAGGAGATAGGATGAAGAAAGATGGGGAGATGATCCAGATCAAAGGCATTCTGCAACAACGGCCTGATGACATGCGAAGTTATCGAGACACCTGCCTCTCTTACAGATATTGCCGGACTTTAACAAGGCTCTACTTTGGGATTTCTTCCGCCGAGGAAGGAGATCCCAACGAATTGGCGGCGCTGCTACCAACAGAATACGACAAGGTATTCAACATTGTTGAGGTGCAGCTGGCTTTTCTTCACGATTACTGCTTCACCACCTATCACTCCATGATATCCTCTCCCCCTGGCATGCTATCAGCTGCACAAGAAGTATGGACAGTATTGCAGGATATATTAGCATACATGGCAGTGCCATGTTTACATTGGCTGTTCGGCGGCAGGTTGTTTACCGGCTGGTTGTTTGGTGGTTTGACGTTTGATGCACAAGTCCTTGCTGTTTCGGCCGTAGAATTGTTCATCGTTGTCCTAGTTGATTGGCTCCAGAGAAGACCTATTTTGCCAATGTACTGGCGTACAATATTTAATGCTCTGAAGAAATATCCTGAAGATACAGGCTTGGTTTACCGTCCTACAGTACTTGAGTGGTTTGTTGGAAAAACTCTTAACTGCTTGACTCCGCCGTACTGGCAGAACAAGATCGGGCAATACTCACTTTTAGAAGATTATGACCGCCGCAATCACATGAATACATGCGTATCCTTGTTCAAGAAACATATGCTATCTTATGTGTCATATAGTTTCATTAAGCATCAcccagaagaagaagaacctgtcAGCCTGCCGCGCAGCGTTAAAAAAATTCTTGCCTACGAGCTTCATCGTGTTATCAGGGAAGATGGCCGTCAGCTAACCAGGGGCACCAAAACTCTAGAGAGAAACAATGTTGGGCCACAATTCTCATGGATTCTGGAGGCTCAAAATCACACGGACGCCATCCTGATGTGGCACATTGCAACCTGGTACTGCGACATATTTGACAAGGGAATCATCTCTGATCATCGTGAAGCTGCTACAGCATTGTCAGGATACTGCGGGTACCTGGTGGCATTTCATCCTGAGATCCTACCAGGGAAAAGCAAAAACACGATGAGGGTGCTTCAATCAGTCTTGGGGCAGGCGCGAAGAAGTATGTCCCCGGAGGAGGATGAGCGCACGAGGCTTCAACAAGTCTTGCACAAAGCAAAAGATCTACTAGGACTAACTAGGATGCGtaaggaggagaaggaaaggGTGATTCAAAGATGTGAAATTTCAGGTGATAGCCTGACGACCTTTCAGAAAGGTGTCAAGCTGGGGATGCAACTTACTGATCAGCTCCAAATCGAACTGCGCTGGAAGGTGATGGCAGAGTTCTGGGCAGGGACCATCCTGTACATCGCACCTTCCGATTCCAAGGAAAATGTGGATGTGCATGTCGATCAGCTGGCGCAAGGCGGGGAGTTCCTGACGCATCTCTGGGCTTGGCTCTCCATCGTCGGCATCCAGAAGCAGGCAAGGGAGGAACAGATTGGACCACAACGCGAGGTTTGA